Proteins from one Gossypium raimondii isolate GPD5lz chromosome 8, ASM2569854v1, whole genome shotgun sequence genomic window:
- the LOC105790912 gene encoding probable protein phosphatase 2C 44 yields MSQHSSVAGASRPVKEAGFFTKIKNVACLKSSSSSDKGKGGKGKSKSSSNKVSHGFHLVEGQSGHKMEDYHVAEYRKRKNHTLGLFAIFDGHLGDRVPTYLKDNLFNNILEEPNFWKDPEAAIRSAYSSTDKFILDNSMQLGPGGSTAVTAIVVDGKDLWVANIGDSRAVVCERGSANQITVDHEPHAERRRIEKQGGFVTTLPGDVPRVNGQLAVARAFGDQSLKAHLSSEPDVRHVPIDSTIDFVILASDGLWKVMKNEEAVNLAKSVKDPQAAAKLLTTEALARKSKDDISCIVIRFG; encoded by the exons ATGAGCCAACATTCATCCGTTGCAGGCGCCTCCCGCCCCGTTAAAGAAGCCGGCTTCTTTACCAAAATCAAG AATGTTGCTTGCCtgaaatcatcatcatcatcagacAAGGGGAAAGGGGGAAAAGGGAAAAGCAAGTCATCAAGTAACAAAGTTTCCCATGGGTTCCACTTAGTGGAAGGTCAATCAGGCCATAAAATGGAAGATTACCATGTTGCTGAGTACAGAAAAAGGAAGAATCATACCCTTGGATTGTTTGCAATATTTGATGGTCACTTAGGGGATCGCGTGCCCACTTATTTGAAAGACAACCTTTTCAACAACATACTCGAAGAG CCAAATTTCTGGAAAGACCCTGAGGCCGCAATACGGAGTGCATACTCCTCCACAGATAAGTTTATATTGGATAACTCTATGCAATTAGGGCCTGGCGGCTCCACTGCTGTAACTGCAATTGTCGTTGATGGCAAAGATTTATGGGTAGCGAACATTGGTGACTCTAGAGCTGTTGTATGTGAGAGGGGCTCTGCCAATCAAATTACAGTGGACCATGAGCCGCATGCTGAACGAAGAAGGATAGAGAAGCAGGGTGGCTTTGTGACTACTCTTCCTG GAGATGTGCCTAGGGTGAATGGTCAACTTGCAGTAGCACGGGCCTTTGGGGATCAGAGCCTTAAAGCTCATTTAAGCTCAGAACCTGATGTCAGACATGTCCCCATAGACTCCACTATTGACTTTGTAATACTGGCTAGTGATGGTTTGTGGAAG GTAATGAAGAATGAAGAGGCAGTTAATTTGGCGAAATCCGTGAAGGATCCCCAAGCAGCAGCCAAACTGTTAACGACCGAGGCATTGGCTAGAAAAAGCAAAGATGATATATCATGCATTGTAATTCGATTTGGCTGA